A window from Rana temporaria chromosome 8, aRanTem1.1, whole genome shotgun sequence encodes these proteins:
- the LOC120909423 gene encoding zinc finger protein OZF-like, whose amino-acid sequence MNEVEMMVTFTKEEPSLDVSSGGHNDRNTSEGHLTLYANYNKEDNDMAQYFPGVGIITQSVHQKLPRMVGSIDQFNSEKPKYISHTIIPNVQPSFYRTEESPDPSNPKESPANNCNAFQDCEKSFTRKPDPVVPQISHTSEKPFSCSECGKCFMKKSHLNEHKRIHTSEKPFSCSECEKAFIKKSHLVEHQRIHTSEKPFSCSECEKAFKKKSNLVEHQRIHTSEKPFSCPECEKSFRKKSNLIVHQRIHTNEKPFSCSACERSFIKKSELIQHQRIHTSEKQLFCSECTRPFTNTSKLIQHQRIHTGEKPFLCSECGKSFSLKSILITHQRVHTGEKPFSCSECGKCFSNKGNCDKHIRIHTGEKPYSCSECGKCFAQKVTLIIHQRTHTTCEKPYCCTECAKSFSSKGNCDKHMKIHSGEKPFSCSECGKCFAQKVTLFIHQRTHAT is encoded by the exons ATGAACGAAGTTGAAATGATGGTGACATTTACTAAGGAGGAACCTTCTCTAGATGTCAGCTCAG GAGGACACAATGACCGCAATACCTCAGAGGGACATCTTACTTTATATGCAAATTATAATAAAGAAGATAATGACATGGCACAATATTTTCCAGGAGTCGGCATTATTACTCAAAGTGTACATCAAAAATTGCCCCGTATGGTAGGATCAATAGACCAGTTTAATTCTGAGAAACCCAAATATATATCACATACTATTATTCCAAACGTCCAACCAAGCTTTTACAGAACAGAGGAATCACCAGATCCTTCCAATCCTAAAGAATCTCCTGCCAATAATTGTAATGCTTTTCAGGATTGTGAGAAATCATTCACAAGAAAACCTGACCCGGTTGTACCCCAGATAAGCCACACCAGTGAAAAACCCTTTtcgtgttctgagtgtgggaagtgcTTCATGAAGAAATCGCATCTCAATGAACACAAGAGAATTCACACCAGTGAAAAACCTTTTTCATGTTCCGAGTGTGAAAAGGCCTTCATAAAGAAATCCCATCTCGTcgaacaccagagaattcatacCAGTGAAAAACCCTTTTCGTGTTCGGAGTGTGAAAAGGCCTTCAAAAAGAAATCAAACCTCGTTGAGCATCAGAGGATTCACACAAGTGAAAAGCCCTTTTCGTGTCCCGAGTGTGAGAAATCCTTCAGAAAGAAGTCAAATCTCATTGTGCACCAGAGAATCCACACCAATGAAAAGCCCTTCTCGTGTTCCGCGTGTGAGAGGTCCTTCATAAAGAAATCAGAACTTATTCAGCACCAGAGAATCCACACAAgtgaaaaacaattattttgttCAGAATGTACGAGGCCCTTTACCAACACATCAAAACTCATTCAACACCAGAGAatccacaccggggagaagcccTTCTtgtgttctgagtgcggaaagtcTTTCTCCTTAAAATCGATACTCATAACCCACCAGAGAGTTCACACCGGTGAGAAGCCCTTTTCCTGTTCCGAGTGTGGGAAGTGCTTCTCTAATAAAGGGAACTGTGATAAGCACAtcagaattcacacgggtgagaagccatattcctgttcaGAATGCGGCAAATGTTTTGCACAGAAAGTGACACTAATCATCCACCAGAGAACACACACCACCTGCGAGAAGCCCTATTGCTGTACCGAGTGTGCGAAAAGCTTCTCCAGTAAAGGGAACTGCGATAAGCACATGAAGATTCACTCTGgtgagaagccattttcctgttcggaatgtggaaaatgttttgcACAGAAAGTGACACTATTTATCCACCAGAGAACACATGCCACCTGA